Genomic segment of Sphingopyxis sp. QXT-31:
AGCGCGTCGATCTTCTTGTCGTCGCGCACGACCTGCGCGGCGAGTTCCTGGTCGCCCTTGTTGAGCGCGGTCATCGCCTGGAGCAGCGCCTGTTCCGCGCGGCCGCCCATCTCGCTGATCAGGCCGCGTAGGCGGTTGAGGTCCTCGTCGAAGGCCTTGACCGTATGATCATTCACAATTGCCATCGTTCAGTCCTTGTTCGGCCGGGGCTTAACCGTAGCGGCCGGTGATATAATCCTTGGTGCGTTCCTGCTTCGGGTTGGTGAAGATGTCGGTGGTCTTGCCGTACTCGACCAAAGTCCCGAGGTGGAAGAAAGCGGTGCGCTGCGACACGCGGGCCGCCTGCTGCATATTGTGGGTGACGATCACGATCGCGAATTTGCCGCGGAGCTCGTGGATCAGTTCCTCGATCTTCGCGGTCGCGATCGGATCGAGCGCCGAGCAGGGCTCGTCCATCAGGATGACTTCGGGGTCGACCGCGATCGCCCGGGCGATGCACAGCCGCTGCTGCTGGCCGCCCGACAGCGCGGTGCCGCTTTCCTGCAGCCGGTCCTTGACCTCGTCCCACAGGCCCGCGCGGTGCAGCGCCTTTTCGACGATGCCGTCGAGGTCGTTCTTGTTCGGCGCCAGGCCGTGGATGCGCGGACCATAGGCGACATTGTCGTAGATCGACTTGGGGAACGGGTTCGGTTTCTGGAACACCATGCCGACGCGTGCGCGCAGCTGCACCACGTCCATCGACGGCGCATAGATGTCCTCGCCGTCGAGCGAAATCTTGCCCGTCACCTTCGCGCCCGCGACGGTGTCGTTCATCCGGTTCAGCGAGCGCAGAAAGGTCGACTTGCCGCAGCCCGAGGGGCCGATAAAGGCGGTGACCAGCTCGGTGCCGACGTCGATCGACACATCGTTGATCGCCTGCTTCTCGCCATAGAAGACGTTGACGTTGTGCGCCGTCATCTTGGGGTCGGCGATAGTGAGATCTTCTTGGGTCATGTTCACCAGCGTTTTTCGAACTTGTTGCGGAGGTAGATGGCGAGCGCGTTCATCGACAATAGCACGATGAGCAGCACGATGATCGCGGCGGAGGTCTTTTCGACGAAGCCGCGGTCGACCTCGTCGGACCAGAGGAAGATCTGCATCGGCAGCACCGTCGCGGGCGAGCAGACGCCGCCCGGCACGTCGCCGATGAAGGCGCGCATGCCGATCAGCAGCAGCGGCGCGGTCTCGCCCAGCGCGCGCGCCATGCCGATGATCGTGCCGGTCAATATGCCGGGGAGGGCGAGCGGCAGGACGTGGTGGAACACTACCTGCACCGGGCTGGCGCCGACGCCCAGTGCGGCGTCGCGGATCGAGGGCGGCACCGCCTTGATCGCGTTGCGGCTGGCGATGACGATTACCGGCATCGTCATTAGCGCCAGGGTCAACCCGCCCACCAACGCGCTCGCCTGGCAGATGCCGAACCAGTTGATGAACACCGCGAGCGCGAGCAGGCCGAAGATGATCGAGGGCACCGCCGCGAGGTTGTTGATCGACACCTCGATCAGGTCGGTCCAGCGGTTCTTCGGCGCATATTCCTCGAGATACAGCGCCGCGAGCAC
This window contains:
- the pstB gene encoding phosphate ABC transporter ATP-binding protein PstB, whose product is MTQEDLTIADPKMTAHNVNVFYGEKQAINDVSIDVGTELVTAFIGPSGCGKSTFLRSLNRMNDTVAGAKVTGKISLDGEDIYAPSMDVVQLRARVGMVFQKPNPFPKSIYDNVAYGPRIHGLAPNKNDLDGIVEKALHRAGLWDEVKDRLQESGTALSGGQQQRLCIARAIAVDPEVILMDEPCSALDPIATAKIEELIHELRGKFAIVIVTHNMQQAARVSQRTAFFHLGTLVEYGKTTDIFTNPKQERTKDYITGRYG